In Bacteroidales bacterium, the following proteins share a genomic window:
- a CDS encoding pyruvate, phosphate dikinase, translating to MGKNKQKYVYLFGNGKAEGDATMKNLLGGKGANLAEMNLIGVPVPPGFTVTTEVCTIYNEKGRDHVVKLIEDEVKKAVKNVEKIMGMKFGDAENPCLLSVRSGARASMPGMMDTVLNLGLNDEAVEGIARKTGNDRFAWDSYRRFVQMFGDVVMGLKPESKDEEDPFEIIIHQLKEEVKVEKDTDLTTDNLKELVARFKAAIKEKTGQDFPTDPWEQLWSSIMAVFNSWMNDRAITYRRLNNIPAEWGTAVNVQAMVFGNMGDNSATGVAFSRDSATGENLFNGEYLVNAQGEDVVAGIRTPQQITHEGSLRWAALQGISEEMRAKDFPSLEELMPKAYKELHKIQRKLENHYRDMQDIEFTIQDGKLWLLQTRNGKRTGTAMVKIAMDLYRENKLSKNEALLKIEPNKLNELLHPVFDKSALKKGKVIAKGLPASPGAATGQIVFNADEAQLWANEGKKVILVRIETSPEDLGGMDAAEGILTARGGMTSHAAVVARGMGKCCVSGAGGIRINYKNRTLESNGIALKEGDWISLNGSTGEVFEGKISTIDPELSGDFNELMTLADSVSTMLVRTNADTPKDSIKARNFGAQGIGLCRTEHMFFEGDRIIAMREMILAETEEGRRIALEKLLPIQRQDFEGIFEAMQDLPVTVRLLDPPLHEFVPHDEKGQKEMAKVMGVDLSVIKAKVDSLSEFNPMLGHRGCRLGNTYPEISEMQARAIIEAALNLKQRGINAKPEIMIPLTGDLKEMKMQEDIVRSTIKQVFEERNDSIDHLVGTMIEVPRAALLADEIAQSAEFFSFGTNDLTQMTFGYSRDDAGKFLKVYLDKGILKHDPFEVLDQEGVGQLMQMAVKKGRKTRKHIKIGICGEHGGEPSSVEFCHSLGFNYVSCSPFRVPIARLAAAQAVVKEKVAKKAVKGKKKDKKSDKKKKK from the coding sequence ATGGGTAAGAATAAACAAAAGTATGTTTACCTTTTCGGCAACGGTAAAGCCGAAGGCGATGCAACAATGAAGAATTTGCTCGGAGGTAAAGGCGCCAACCTGGCAGAAATGAATCTGATCGGTGTGCCGGTTCCTCCAGGGTTTACAGTGACCACGGAAGTATGCACAATTTATAATGAAAAAGGCCGCGACCATGTTGTGAAACTCATTGAAGACGAAGTAAAAAAAGCCGTCAAAAATGTTGAAAAGATCATGGGGATGAAATTTGGCGATGCCGAAAATCCATGCCTTCTTTCAGTCCGTTCGGGTGCCAGAGCTTCGATGCCGGGTATGATGGATACCGTGTTGAACCTCGGTTTGAATGATGAAGCGGTTGAAGGAATCGCCCGCAAAACCGGAAACGATCGTTTTGCATGGGATTCGTACAGACGTTTTGTGCAGATGTTCGGCGATGTGGTTATGGGGCTGAAACCTGAATCAAAAGATGAGGAGGATCCGTTTGAAATTATTATTCATCAATTGAAAGAAGAAGTTAAGGTTGAAAAAGATACCGACCTCACCACCGATAACCTTAAAGAATTGGTAGCCAGATTTAAAGCTGCCATCAAAGAAAAAACCGGCCAGGACTTCCCGACCGACCCATGGGAACAACTCTGGAGCTCAATCATGGCTGTGTTTAACAGTTGGATGAACGATCGTGCAATCACATACCGCAGATTAAACAACATTCCCGCCGAGTGGGGCACAGCCGTGAACGTGCAGGCGATGGTTTTTGGTAATATGGGTGACAACTCAGCTACAGGCGTAGCATTTTCGAGAGACTCTGCTACCGGTGAAAACCTGTTCAATGGTGAATACCTGGTGAATGCACAGGGCGAAGACGTGGTTGCCGGAATCAGAACACCACAACAGATTACCCATGAAGGCTCTTTAAGGTGGGCTGCACTTCAGGGAATTTCAGAAGAAATGCGTGCAAAAGACTTTCCATCACTCGAAGAGTTGATGCCAAAAGCTTACAAAGAACTGCATAAAATCCAGCGCAAACTCGAAAACCATTACCGCGACATGCAGGACATCGAGTTTACTATACAGGATGGTAAACTGTGGTTGCTCCAAACCCGAAACGGAAAACGCACCGGAACGGCCATGGTGAAAATTGCCATGGACCTTTACCGCGAAAATAAACTCAGCAAAAATGAGGCATTGCTGAAGATTGAACCCAATAAGCTGAATGAACTGCTCCACCCGGTGTTTGACAAATCTGCCCTGAAAAAAGGTAAAGTCATTGCGAAAGGGTTACCGGCATCGCCGGGCGCCGCTACCGGACAAATCGTTTTCAATGCTGACGAAGCACAGCTATGGGCCAATGAAGGAAAAAAAGTAATCCTTGTGCGCATCGAAACCTCACCCGAAGACCTCGGCGGTATGGACGCTGCAGAAGGTATCCTGACCGCCCGTGGCGGGATGACCTCACACGCTGCCGTTGTGGCCCGCGGAATGGGAAAATGCTGCGTTTCAGGCGCTGGCGGTATTCGCATTAACTACAAAAACAGAACCCTCGAATCCAATGGTATCGCCCTGAAAGAGGGCGACTGGATTTCGTTGAATGGTTCTACTGGTGAAGTGTTTGAAGGAAAAATCAGCACCATTGATCCTGAACTCAGCGGCGACTTCAACGAATTGATGACTTTGGCCGATTCAGTTTCAACCATGCTCGTACGCACTAATGCTGACACACCTAAAGACTCAATCAAAGCACGCAACTTTGGCGCTCAGGGCATCGGGCTCTGCCGCACCGAACACATGTTCTTCGAAGGCGACCGCATCATTGCCATGCGCGAAATGATCCTCGCCGAAACTGAGGAAGGAAGAAGGATTGCTCTTGAAAAACTGTTGCCTATCCAGCGCCAGGACTTCGAGGGAATCTTCGAAGCCATGCAGGATCTCCCGGTAACCGTTCGTTTGCTTGACCCACCATTGCACGAGTTTGTCCCTCATGATGAAAAAGGCCAGAAAGAGATGGCAAAAGTGATGGGTGTTGACTTAAGTGTGATCAAAGCTAAAGTGGATTCACTCAGCGAATTCAACCCGATGCTTGGTCATCGCGGATGTCGTTTGGGAAATACCTATCCCGAAATCTCCGAAATGCAGGCCAGAGCCATCATCGAAGCTGCTCTCAATCTGAAACAGCGCGGTATCAATGCCAAACCGGAAATCATGATCCCGCTTACCGGCGACCTGAAAGAGATGAAAATGCAGGAAGACATCGTGCGCAGCACCATCAAGCAAGTATTCGAAGAACGCAACGATAGCATTGACCATCTGGTTGGAACAATGATCGAAGTGCCTCGTGCAGCGCTGTTGGCTGACGAAATCGCTCAATCAGCCGAATTCTTTTCCTTTGGAACAAACGACCTCACACAAATGACCTTTGGTTATTCAAGAGACGACGCCGGCAAATTCCTGAAAGTTTATCTTGATAAAGGAATTCTTAAGCACGATCCCTTTGAAGTCCTTGACCAGGAAGGCGTTGGCCAGTTGATGCAGATGGCCGTTAAGAAAGGTCGTAAGACCCGCAAACACATCAAAATTGGTATTTGCGGCGAACATGGCGGAGAACCTTCATCCGTTGAGTTTTGTCATTCATTGGGCTTCAACTACGTGAGCTGCTCACCGTTCCGTGTTCCGATCGCCCGCTTGGCTGCAGCGCAAGCAGTTGTGAAAGAAAAAGTGGCTAAGAAAGCCGTTAAAGGCAAAAAGAAGGATAAAAAATCCGATAAGAAAAAGAAGAAGTAA
- a CDS encoding nuclear transport factor 2 family protein: MNSTGFSCVKSVFAFLLITVFSAFAVAQSENVPEEEQAIRTVIQSAYVEGLQNWGDIEAIRAGFHPSFELLSKTKDNEIQKLPIGQWIEMVETRKAQNTDGPEFITSADILEIDITVDAASVKLDLIRNEKRIFTDYLLLYKFKEGWRIVGKIYYKIPQ; the protein is encoded by the coding sequence ATGAATTCAACTGGATTTTCCTGTGTAAAAAGTGTATTTGCGTTTTTACTGATAACAGTCTTTAGCGCGTTTGCCGTTGCTCAATCTGAAAATGTGCCTGAAGAAGAACAGGCCATAAGGACTGTAATCCAGTCAGCATATGTTGAAGGTCTGCAGAACTGGGGCGATATTGAGGCCATAAGAGCGGGTTTTCATCCCAGTTTTGAATTGCTTTCCAAAACCAAAGACAACGAAATTCAGAAACTCCCGATCGGGCAGTGGATTGAGATGGTCGAAACAAGGAAAGCTCAAAATACGGATGGTCCGGAATTTATTACGTCGGCTGACATCCTTGAAATTGATATCACCGTTGATGCTGCATCAGTAAAGCTTGATTTGATCAGAAATGAGAAACGGATTTTTACCGATTACCTACTGCTTTACAAGTTTAAAGAGGGCTGGAGGATTGTTGGGAAGATCTATTACAAGATTCCTCAATAG
- a CDS encoding TfoX/Sxy family DNA transformation protein: MKKLSHLPNINPQLEAKLLAAGIDSPETLRERGSRNAFMRIKMMDSGACYNMLLSLEGAIQGRLMEELDEQTRLDLKIFMEIFNR; encoded by the coding sequence ATGAAAAAGCTTTCGCATCTGCCCAATATCAATCCGCAACTGGAAGCCAAATTGCTGGCAGCGGGCATTGATTCGCCGGAGACACTGCGCGAAAGGGGCAGCCGCAACGCATTCATGAGGATCAAGATGATGGACTCAGGCGCCTGTTACAACATGTTACTCTCGCTCGAAGGCGCCATTCAGGGACGATTGATGGAGGAACTGGATGAGCAGACCAGGCTGGACCTGAAGATATTTATGGAAATATTTAACCGTTGA
- a CDS encoding ABC transporter ATP-binding protein, which produces MIRTENLTKVFRTDEVETTALNNVSFEVKEGEFVAIMGPSGCGKSTLLNILGLLDNPTGGEYFFLDKEVSGFSEKQRASLRKNNIGFVFQNFNLIDELNVFENVELPLIYLGYKSAERREKVEAALKQMQIIHRKKHFPMQLSGGQQQRVAVARAVVANPKLILADEPTGNLDSAHGEEVMNLLSELNKNGTTIIMVTHSQRDAEYSHRIVRLFDGQVVTENIRAQFVL; this is translated from the coding sequence ATGATCAGGACAGAAAATCTAACCAAAGTATTTCGCACCGATGAAGTAGAAACAACTGCATTGAACAATGTTTCATTTGAAGTAAAAGAAGGCGAGTTTGTAGCCATCATGGGGCCATCGGGTTGTGGTAAATCAACGCTGCTCAATATCCTGGGTTTACTTGATAACCCAACAGGTGGCGAGTACTTTTTCCTGGATAAAGAGGTATCAGGATTTTCAGAAAAGCAGCGGGCTTCGCTCCGGAAAAATAATATTGGATTTGTATTTCAAAACTTCAACCTGATCGATGAGTTGAATGTGTTTGAAAATGTTGAACTACCTCTGATTTACCTGGGGTACAAATCAGCAGAGCGACGCGAAAAGGTGGAAGCTGCACTCAAGCAGATGCAAATTATTCATCGCAAGAAACATTTCCCGATGCAACTTTCCGGTGGACAGCAACAAAGGGTTGCGGTTGCCCGTGCTGTGGTGGCCAACCCAAAGTTGATTCTGGCCGATGAGCCTACCGGTAATCTCGACTCAGCGCATGGCGAAGAGGTGATGAACCTGCTTTCGGAACTAAACAAAAACGGAACTACCATCATCATGGTAACCCACTCCCAACGCGATGCCGAGTATAGTCACCGCATAGTCAGATTATTCGACGGCCAGGTGGTAACTGAAAATATCAGGGCACAATTTGTTCTGTAG
- a CDS encoding ABC transporter permease — protein sequence MLNLLGLAIGIAAFIFIFLWVQNEVSYDKYHEKRDQLHRIESDFTISGKHDRFAIVPIPMGPALKLEFPEIESFCRFMDIGNTLIKYGENEFYEERFYFADSTVFDLFSHKMLAGNPKSCLTEPYSIVMTNSIARKYFGEEDPMGKVIQTGNQRSYKVTGIIEDVPMNSHLQFDALLSVNTIAALRGDENFNNMEPLRFWNIGVFTYLLLNENARMEQIHEKFDGFYEKYMKSVGDAINASFKLQSTPLTRTHFEGNYSSDLPKGNMTYIYILSAIAVFILLIASINYMNMATARSEKRAREVGIRKVAGAHRNQLILQFISESVLMAFAGLVVALALVNILLSDFALLTEKSITFSMISNPMLFLFIIAVTFIIGLLSGTYPAFYLSSVKPVTVIKGSGIEGGRKGSIIRKILVVFQFAIAISLIIGTLVVSDQLRFLQNKDLGFIKDNIVVLELQDSTFRSKAETFKSELLNNPNVEAVSNSTGIPSRTGWVQVVLIEKDTAMLEDVLVINQVDYDYLETYGIQLAKGRDFDREMGTDFEEAVIVNQATVDAYGWGDDPIGKKIHWGAGIDRSGGRMLKVIGVVKDFHFTSLHNKVQPAMLFLGPFEKSSLSIRVKPGELTHSLTFIEEKWNEFDAKRPFDYQMLTDILGEQYKAEFRLGKLLGIATFLTIFIALLGLLGLSSYIAEQKTREIGIRKVMGASFLQILGLLYREFFILIIIAFIIAIPLAIWQLDSWLNQNFIYHNGISVITVLVSGLLSIVISILALSFHTVRASLANPVDAIKYE from the coding sequence TTGTTAAACCTATTGGGGCTCGCTATCGGCATCGCAGCCTTTATCTTCATCTTTCTTTGGGTGCAAAATGAAGTCTCTTATGATAAATACCATGAAAAAAGGGATCAACTGCATCGGATCGAATCCGATTTTACCATCTCAGGCAAGCACGACCGTTTTGCCATCGTACCCATTCCTATGGGGCCTGCGCTCAAGCTCGAATTCCCTGAAATTGAGTCTTTCTGCAGGTTCATGGATATTGGCAATACCCTGATCAAATATGGAGAGAATGAATTTTATGAGGAGCGATTCTATTTTGCCGATTCCACTGTTTTTGACCTCTTTTCCCACAAGATGCTGGCCGGCAACCCGAAATCCTGCCTCACGGAGCCCTATTCGATTGTGATGACCAATAGCATTGCCAGAAAATATTTTGGTGAAGAAGATCCTATGGGGAAAGTGATTCAAACCGGCAATCAGCGATCTTACAAGGTCACTGGGATCATTGAGGATGTCCCGATGAACAGTCATTTGCAATTTGATGCTTTGCTTTCAGTGAACACAATTGCAGCGTTGCGGGGGGATGAAAATTTCAACAACATGGAACCTTTGCGGTTTTGGAATATTGGCGTTTTTACTTACCTCTTACTGAATGAAAATGCCAGGATGGAGCAAATTCATGAGAAATTCGACGGGTTCTATGAGAAATACATGAAATCAGTCGGCGATGCCATCAATGCCAGCTTTAAACTACAATCCACACCTTTAACCAGGACACACTTCGAAGGCAATTATTCCTCCGACCTCCCCAAGGGAAATATGACCTATATTTACATACTGAGTGCAATTGCCGTTTTTATTCTGCTCATCGCTTCAATCAACTACATGAACATGGCTACGGCCCGATCGGAAAAGCGGGCACGTGAAGTTGGTATCCGTAAGGTGGCCGGGGCTCATCGTAACCAGTTGATCCTTCAGTTTATCAGCGAGTCGGTATTAATGGCTTTCGCCGGGCTTGTAGTGGCGCTTGCCCTGGTGAATATCCTACTCAGCGATTTTGCATTACTTACCGAGAAAAGCATAACGTTTAGCATGATTTCCAACCCGATGCTCTTTTTGTTTATTATCGCCGTCACCTTCATCATCGGGCTGCTCTCCGGTACTTACCCGGCTTTCTATTTGTCATCGGTAAAACCGGTCACTGTCATCAAAGGAAGTGGTATTGAGGGAGGGCGTAAAGGGAGCATTATCCGCAAAATACTGGTTGTTTTTCAGTTTGCCATTGCCATTTCGCTGATCATCGGCACCCTCGTGGTTTCGGATCAGTTGCGGTTTTTGCAAAATAAAGACCTGGGCTTCATCAAAGATAATATTGTAGTGCTTGAGTTGCAGGATTCCACATTTCGAAGTAAGGCAGAGACTTTTAAATCCGAGTTACTCAACAATCCAAATGTGGAGGCCGTAAGTAATTCCACCGGTATTCCCTCCCGAACGGGTTGGGTGCAGGTGGTTTTAATCGAAAAAGACACTGCCATGCTCGAAGATGTGCTGGTAATTAACCAGGTTGATTACGATTACTTAGAGACATACGGTATTCAGCTTGCCAAAGGAAGAGATTTTGATCGTGAGATGGGAACCGATTTCGAGGAAGCGGTAATTGTTAACCAGGCCACAGTGGATGCTTATGGATGGGGTGACGACCCGATTGGAAAAAAGATCCATTGGGGAGCAGGAATAGATCGTTCGGGAGGCCGGATGCTAAAGGTGATCGGAGTAGTCAAGGATTTTCATTTCACATCATTACATAATAAAGTGCAGCCAGCCATGTTGTTTTTAGGTCCATTCGAAAAAAGTAGTCTCTCGATCAGGGTCAAACCCGGCGAGTTGACGCATTCACTCACCTTTATCGAAGAAAAATGGAATGAGTTTGATGCCAAACGTCCGTTCGATTACCAGATGCTGACCGACATACTTGGAGAACAATACAAGGCGGAATTCAGATTGGGCAAGTTGCTTGGTATTGCGACATTTTTAACCATTTTCATTGCATTACTGGGGCTTCTCGGTTTATCTTCCTACATCGCTGAACAAAAAACCCGCGAGATCGGAATCCGAAAGGTGATGGGAGCATCTTTTCTCCAGATTTTGGGATTGCTTTACAGGGAGTTTTTCATCCTCATCATCATTGCCTTTATCATTGCTATTCCACTGGCAATCTGGCAACTCGATTCATGGCTCAATCAAAACTTTATTTATCACAATGGCATCTCTGTAATCACAGTGTTGGTCTCAGGCTTACTTTCCATTGTCATCAGCATTCTGGCGCTCAGTTTCCATACCGTGCGGGCCAGCCTGGCCAATCCGGTAGATGCAATTAAGTATGAGTAA